The Coffea arabica cultivar ET-39 chromosome 8e, Coffea Arabica ET-39 HiFi, whole genome shotgun sequence genome window below encodes:
- the LOC113703010 gene encoding uncharacterized protein, protein MSRKSSRSSSSVERDGDLIDFVARIWNKTASEPYYLLHFLVFFSYIPIRFSAAGVLSPSRSGTLLIREIQAVVAFCILTVIKLVREETWETFIANTFFFAKIFLAAIAFVMDYHVALWYTLAFLVIYLSAQQPPHEGLGDLNHLTPLQLETLLTEGNTSRFWLVEFRASSVSSCIRTSSFFPELSITYSNKRLSFGTVDLGLFPNAAEKFASSLDSLNQLPIYKLFDNGTEVSSLSEVDFETYILSPSLTKKHLCRHFELDKLLLDYVNGK, encoded by the exons ATGTCGAGGAAGAGTAGCAGAAGCAGCAGTAGCGTGGAGAGAGATGGAGATTTGATCGACTTTGTAGCGAGAATTTGGAACAAAACGGCGTCGGAGCCGTACTATTTGTTACATTTCTTAGTTTTCTTCTCTTATATCCCCATACGCTTCTCCGCCGCCGGTGTCCTCTCTCCTTCTCGCTCCGGCACTCTTCTCATCCGT gAAATTCAGGCCGTGGTTGCGTTTTGTATATTGACTGTTATAAAG TTGGTGAGAGAAGAAACATGGGAGACCTTCATTGCCAACACGTTCTTCTTTGCTAAG ATTTTCCTTGCTGCCATTGCTTTTGTCATGGATTATCACGTGGCACTCTGGTATACATTGGCTTTCTTAG TTATTTACCTCTCAGCACAACAGCCTCCTCATGAAGGATTAG GTGATTTAAACCATTTAACACCATTGCAGTTGGAAACTTTACTCACTGAAGGAAACACATCAAGATTCTGGTTG GTCGAATTCCGTGCTTCATCCGTATCTTCGTGTATACGAACCAGTTCATTCTTCCCAGAACTCTCAATTAC ATATTCAAATAAAAGGCTGTCATTTGGGACAGTTGATCTGGGGCTTTTTCCAAATGCTGCTGAAAAGTTTGCAAGTTCTCTTG ATAGCCTAAACCAACTTCCAATCTACAAATTATTTGACAATGGGACAGAGGTCTCAAGCCTTTCAGAGGTGGATTTTGAGACGTATATTTTAAGTCCTTCTCTGACTAAG AAACATCTTTGCCGGCATTTTGAGCTGGACAAGCTTCTCCTGGATTACGTGAACGGCAAATAG
- the LOC113703397 gene encoding GATA transcription factor 9-like has translation METPEFFQGGYYNTHMAPEKRLSDAKNSDHFIIDDLLDYPNDDGMVADGTFDTTITAGTSTDSSTVVDTSCNSSFSGSTEPHFPGGDMGCRNFTDGQFSSELCVPYDDLAELEWLSNFVEESFSSEDLQKLQIISGMKARTNEVSETPDDQPEPNRETATPMLRPEMSVPAKARSKRSRAAPCNWTSRLLMVSPSTTTLTAATTTTIMAAAMSSSSDSEMTPSTGKKAVKAPSKKTEVYDQNASMANGEGRKCLHCATDKTPQWRTGPMGPKTLCNACGVRYKSGRLVPEYRPAASPTFVLTKHSNSHRKVLELRRQKEMLRAQQQQHQFLHQNMMFDVSSNGDDYLIHQHIGPDFRQLI, from the exons atgGAGACCCCGGAATTCTTTCAAGGAGGCTACTACAATACACATATGGCACCAGAAAAACGTCTCTCCGACGCTAAAAATAGCGACCATTTTATCATCGATGACCTCCTGGACTACCCTAATGATGATGGCATGGTGGCTGACGGCACTTTTGACACTACCATCACGGCGGGCACCTCCACTGATTCTTCCACGGTCGTTGACACTTCATGCAACTCTTCGTTCTCCGGTAGCACCGAACCTCATTTCCCCGGCGGCGATATGGGGTGCCGGAATTTCACTGATGGCCAATTCTCCAGTGAACTTTGCGTGCCG TATGATGATTTGGCTGAGCTGGAATGGCTATCGAATTTTGTGGAAGAATCCTTTTCCAGTGAGGACCTGCAGAAGCTGCAGATAATATCAGGTATGAAGGCCCGTACTAATGAGGTATCAGAAACTCCTGACGACCAGCCGGAACCCAATCGAGAAACTGCCACACCCATGCTTCGGCCCGAAATGTCGGTCCCTGCGAAGGCACGTAGCAAGCGCTCACGCGCCGCTCCATGCAATTGGACGTCTCGCCTACTCATGGTCTCACCTTCCACTACTACCTTGACCGCGGCCACGACCACCACCATAATGGCGGCGGCAATGTCATCATCCTCGGACTCGGAAATGACCCCGAGCACTGGCAAGAAGGCGGTGAAGGCGCCGTCGAAGAAGACGGAAGTTTATGATCAAAATGCTAGCATGGCCAATGGTGAAGGTAGGAAATGCCTTCATTGTGCTACAGATAAGACACCACAGTGGAGGACTGGTCCTATGGGCCCCAAAACGCTTTGTAACGCTTGTGGGGTTCGGTACAAGTCGGGCAGGCTGGTGCCAGAATACAGGCCCGCTGCAAGCCCGACTTTTGTCCTCACCAAGCATTCCAATTCACATAGAAAAGTGCTAGAGCTGAGGAGGCAAAAAGAGATGTTGAGGGCTCAACAGCAGCAGCACCAATTTCTTCATCAAAATATGATGTTTGATGTATCATCCAACGGTGATGATTACCTGATTCATCAACATATTGGGCCCGATTTTCGGCAGCTGATTTAG